Proteins encoded by one window of Marispirochaeta aestuarii:
- a CDS encoding TRAP transporter small permease translates to MKKVLELVNALVLLIMFLLVMTTIIFRNILEIPSSWSQELSEYIFVFIVFIGSAAVMKDEEHIGIDTVTILLPKKAQRIVRIIGRLLIAPFLYVLVAGSFPNIGATWNNYLPTVPWFRMGVIYLIVLISGIIMSYYLLHNLILDIRGLYKPITRIDELTHHDSAGEEDAE, encoded by the coding sequence TGCTTGTAATGACCACCATAATCTTCAGAAATATTCTGGAGATTCCATCTTCGTGGTCGCAGGAACTGTCTGAGTACATTTTCGTATTTATTGTTTTCATTGGATCCGCAGCTGTTATGAAGGACGAGGAGCACATCGGAATCGATACGGTAACCATCCTGCTGCCGAAAAAGGCACAGCGCATTGTAAGGATAATCGGTCGTCTTTTGATTGCACCTTTTCTGTATGTCCTGGTTGCAGGCAGTTTCCCCAATATCGGGGCGACCTGGAACAACTATCTTCCCACTGTTCCATGGTTCAGGATGGGTGTGATTTATCTTATTGTACTGATTTCCGGAATAATTATGTCCTATTACCTGCTGCACAATCTGATACTGGATATTCGCGGTTTGTACAAACCCATAACTCGTATTGATGAGCTTACACATCACGATTCTGCGGGTGAGGAGGATGCAGAATGA